One Candidatus Sulfurimonas baltica DNA segment encodes these proteins:
- a CDS encoding pyridoxine 5'-phosphate synthase: MTLGVNIDHVAVLREARRVNDPDILNALYVACTNGADQITIHLREDRRHIQDIDALNIIKHSTLPVNLECSIDKNILSIVCKLKPHRATLVPEKREEVTTEGGLDVFSYEDEISYAIEQLHDSIIPVSLFVDPTLQAMEKSKELGAEMVELHTGSFANIFAMLNSSLSHSNHSVKELELPRYELQERLENSIEEIVNAAKHAKKLGLEVAAGHGLNYHNVSYMMKIQEITELNIGQSIIARSVFSGLADAVKEMKRLTSR; this comes from the coding sequence ATGACACTAGGTGTAAACATCGACCATGTAGCAGTTTTAAGAGAGGCAAGGAGGGTAAATGACCCCGATATTTTAAATGCGCTTTATGTTGCATGTACAAACGGTGCCGACCAGATAACCATACATCTTCGCGAAGACAGAAGACATATACAAGACATTGATGCTCTAAACATTATAAAGCACTCCACTCTCCCTGTGAACCTTGAGTGTTCTATAGACAAAAATATATTAAGTATAGTTTGCAAACTTAAGCCCCACCGTGCAACGTTGGTTCCTGAAAAAAGAGAAGAGGTAACTACGGAGGGTGGTCTTGATGTTTTTTCTTATGAGGATGAAATCTCTTATGCTATTGAGCAGCTTCACGACTCTATAATTCCTGTTTCATTATTTGTTGACCCAACTTTACAAGCTATGGAAAAGTCAAAAGAGTTGGGTGCTGAGATGGTTGAGCTTCATACCGGAAGTTTTGCAAATATATTTGCTATGCTTAACTCTTCACTCTCCCACTCAAACCACTCTGTAAAAGAGCTTGAACTCCCACGCTATGAGCTTCAAGAGAGACTTGAGAACTCTATAGAGGAGATCGTAAACGCTGCCAAACATGCCAAAAAACTTGGTCTTGAAGTAGCAGCAGGACATGGGTTAAACTATCATAATGTGTCTTATATGATGAAGATACAAGAGATAACGGAACTAAACATCGGTCAAAGCATAATTGCCAGAAGTGTTTTTAGCGGTTTAGCTGATGCTGTCAAAGAGATGAAAAGGTTGACTTCGAGATGA
- the pdxA gene encoding 4-hydroxythreonine-4-phosphate dehydrogenase: MSKPKISVSVGDLNGVGIEIILKAHKEISQYCTPVYCINKYMLQQASKLLHVEIPDDFQTSFVDGDFNIEPGKVSAKSGNYSFDSFMHAVRLCETKETQAVVTMPIHKEAWMMAGLEYKGHTDALRKYFKKDAIMMLGCEEMFVALFTEHIPLKDVASSIEYKKLKQFFLDLHSSIPNEKIAVLGLNPHAGDNGVLGDEELIIHKALKSANIQVGFEQFIGPIVPDIAFTPEFRKKFKYFVAMYHDQGLAPLKALYFDESINISLNLPIIRTSVDHGTAFDIAYKGDAKTLSYINAVKNSIKTSH; encoded by the coding sequence ATGAGCAAGCCAAAGATATCTGTAAGCGTTGGTGACTTAAATGGTGTTGGCATTGAGATAATTCTAAAAGCTCACAAAGAGATTTCCCAGTACTGCACTCCCGTTTACTGCATAAACAAATACATGTTGCAACAAGCCTCAAAACTTCTACATGTAGAGATTCCTGATGATTTTCAAACATCTTTTGTAGATGGTGATTTCAATATAGAACCAGGGAAAGTCTCTGCAAAATCCGGAAACTACTCATTTGACTCTTTTATGCATGCAGTAAGACTTTGTGAGACCAAAGAGACACAGGCTGTTGTCACTATGCCGATACACAAAGAGGCTTGGATGATGGCAGGGCTTGAGTACAAAGGTCACACGGACGCACTTCGCAAATACTTTAAAAAAGATGCCATTATGATGCTTGGGTGCGAGGAGATGTTTGTAGCACTCTTTACTGAGCATATTCCGCTAAAAGATGTTGCTTCCTCTATAGAGTATAAAAAGTTGAAACAATTCTTTTTAGATTTGCACAGCTCTATCCCAAATGAAAAAATTGCAGTTTTGGGACTAAATCCACATGCAGGAGATAACGGCGTACTTGGAGATGAAGAGTTAATAATACACAAGGCATTAAAAAGTGCAAACATACAAGTTGGGTTTGAGCAGTTTATAGGTCCAATAGTCCCCGACATAGCCTTTACCCCGGAGTTTAGAAAAAAATTTAAATATTTTGTCGCAATGTACCACGACCAAGGGCTTGCACCGCTAAAAGCACTCTACTTTGATGAGAGCATAAACATCTCTCTCAACCTTCCAATAATAAGAACATCTGTAGACCATGGAACAGCCTTTGACATTGCATACAAGGGTGATGCCAAAACTCTCAGTTATATAAATGCCGTTAAAAACTCTATAAAAACATCACATTAA
- a CDS encoding DUF3373 family protein — MKLSTITISLLLAGSTLFAGELEDLKAQMNLIQEKLEKAEKDRAELWEVSEKVETKAFSNKLSWSADLGFRVDSFSFDNNGMGNNIGTQFVDPVPGDGLTTADKAAAREYAFPQEKKWDPHYSGSLKLDAKAQFTNDTSFNGRMIINWSSQNEQRLCILSPQNIGDELPSASSTKFRAIDLDRAYFDYKFNKDGAVPMIASLGILPTTGGLSLNMMEDKPRKSVFPSIMFESNVQGAILTGDLSKVTGMDKTYLRAIYGKAFTLNDDGYYYQCNRENIQNINVMGLFLETELPLFGVENTFWIGINKNADIKATPFLFGSSTANVLYNTSIVTQKNLGDITNYGFGIEATSMADGKLDAFFHYAISDPDSNGECVNYSTNALTNCASSTIGNVRNPGGYYESIAGGTLLQDNGSALYLGVKYDTKSSWETKLGYEFNMGDESWWSATQGSEDPFNKLATRGTVHEAYVIQPITNNISARFGYLRIQSDYTGTGLHFGTTTGADSLKQDSVQENFYLKVNAFF, encoded by the coding sequence ATGAAATTATCGACAATTACAATATCACTATTATTAGCTGGTAGTACACTTTTCGCAGGTGAGCTAGAAGATTTAAAAGCTCAAATGAACCTTATTCAAGAAAAACTTGAAAAAGCAGAAAAAGACAGAGCAGAGCTTTGGGAAGTTTCTGAAAAAGTTGAGACTAAAGCTTTCTCAAATAAACTTAGCTGGTCTGCTGACCTTGGTTTTCGTGTAGACTCATTCTCTTTTGATAACAATGGTATGGGCAATAATATAGGAACGCAATTTGTAGATCCTGTTCCAGGCGATGGTCTTACTACAGCAGATAAAGCAGCGGCAAGAGAATACGCTTTTCCACAAGAGAAAAAATGGGACCCGCACTACTCTGGAAGTCTTAAACTTGATGCTAAAGCACAGTTTACTAACGATACAAGCTTTAACGGCCGTATGATTATTAACTGGAGTTCTCAAAATGAACAAAGACTTTGTATTTTAAGCCCACAAAATATTGGTGATGAGCTTCCATCTGCAAGTTCTACAAAATTTCGTGCTATAGATTTAGACAGAGCATATTTTGATTACAAGTTCAACAAAGATGGTGCTGTCCCTATGATTGCTAGTTTAGGAATACTTCCAACTACTGGTGGTTTAAGTCTAAATATGATGGAAGATAAGCCTCGTAAGTCTGTTTTTCCAAGTATTATGTTTGAGAGCAACGTTCAGGGTGCTATCTTAACTGGTGACCTTTCAAAAGTTACAGGAATGGACAAAACTTACCTACGTGCAATCTACGGTAAAGCTTTTACACTTAATGATGATGGTTATTACTACCAGTGTAATCGTGAAAACATTCAAAACATAAATGTAATGGGTCTATTTTTAGAGACAGAACTACCTTTATTTGGTGTTGAAAACACTTTTTGGATTGGTATAAACAAAAATGCTGATATTAAAGCTACACCTTTCTTATTTGGTTCAAGTACTGCAAATGTACTTTATAACACATCAATCGTCACTCAAAAAAATCTTGGTGATATCACTAACTACGGTTTTGGTATAGAGGCTACCAGTATGGCTGATGGCAAACTTGATGCTTTCTTTCACTATGCTATATCTGACCCAGATTCAAATGGAGAGTGTGTAAATTACAGTACTAATGCTTTAACTAACTGTGCATCATCAACTATTGGAAACGTTAGAAATCCTGGTGGTTACTATGAAAGTATTGCTGGTGGTACACTACTGCAAGACAATGGTTCAGCACTCTACCTAGGTGTTAAGTACGACACAAAATCTAGCTGGGAAACTAAACTTGGTTATGAGTTCAACATGGGTGATGAGAGCTGGTGGTCAGCGACTCAGGGCTCAGAAGATCCTTTTAACAAGTTAGCTACTCGTGGTACTGTTCATGAGGCATATGTAATTCAACCAATTACAAACAATATCTCTGCTCGTTTTGGTTACCTTAGAATTCAATCTGACTATACTGGTACAGGTTTGCACTTTGGAACAACTACCGGAGCAGACAGTCTTAAACAAGATTCAGTACAAGAAAACTTTTACTTAAAAGTTAATGCATTTTTCTAG
- a CDS encoding NAD(P)H-dependent oxidoreductase: MKNDFLNAMDFRHACKVFDDTKKISDEDINYILECARKSPSSFGMEAWKFLVITNEELKAKLKPECWNQAQITTCSHLVVVLAGIESAKIESGLPKKRFARRKMKKEMLDMYLSIYSQHLKKTLSSDENIYAWTAKQTYIAAANMMSAAAFVGIDSCPIEGFDKDRVEEILELDTTKHQLAMLLPFGYRINEQSEQVRRPFKDVVEFID; the protein is encoded by the coding sequence ATGAAAAATGATTTTTTAAATGCTATGGACTTTCGACACGCTTGTAAAGTTTTTGATGATACTAAAAAAATATCTGATGAAGATATAAACTATATACTAGAGTGCGCTAGAAAGTCACCCTCCTCTTTTGGCATGGAGGCGTGGAAGTTCTTGGTTATAACAAACGAAGAGTTAAAAGCCAAACTAAAACCTGAGTGCTGGAATCAGGCGCAAATCACTACATGTTCACATTTGGTTGTTGTTTTAGCTGGAATTGAGTCTGCAAAAATAGAGTCAGGCTTGCCAAAAAAACGGTTTGCAAGAAGAAAGATGAAAAAAGAGATGTTAGATATGTATCTAAGTATCTACTCACAACACCTGAAAAAAACTCTAAGCAGTGATGAGAACATCTATGCGTGGACAGCAAAACAGACATATATAGCAGCAGCCAATATGATGAGTGCGGCAGCATTTGTTGGCATAGACTCATGTCCAATTGAGGGCTTTGACAAAGATAGAGTTGAAGAGATTTTAGAACTTGATACAACAAAACATCAGTTAGCTATGCTTTTACCTTTTGGCTATAGAATAAATGAGCAGTCAGAGCAAGTAAGACGCCCATTCAAAGATGTCGTAGAGTTTATAGACTAA
- a CDS encoding class I SAM-dependent methyltransferase: MNSCKICAGDTVAITDEKSKKIYHKCSTCRYIFLDEQFYIDEEREKKHYDKHHNNFESLGYVKMFDELLDEFVEPHLQNIENALDFGCGEGEVLPILLERRGVTCDRYDLFYFPAKIYEDKKYNLICSTEVLEHLQNPLEILKKLLLHVEKNGYLLLMSAFHPNNDDKFLKWWYIRDITHIGFFDILTFEYLARELNLRIVKHNSKNTIMFEKLS, encoded by the coding sequence ATGAATAGTTGCAAAATATGTGCAGGTGATACAGTTGCTATAACTGATGAGAAGAGCAAAAAGATATATCATAAGTGCTCTACATGTAGATATATTTTCTTAGATGAGCAGTTTTATATAGATGAAGAGCGCGAGAAAAAACACTACGACAAACACCACAACAACTTTGAATCATTAGGGTATGTCAAAATGTTTGATGAATTATTGGATGAGTTTGTAGAGCCACATCTGCAAAACATAGAAAATGCGCTGGATTTTGGATGCGGCGAGGGTGAAGTGTTGCCTATACTTTTAGAGCGCAGAGGTGTTACATGTGACAGATACGATCTTTTTTATTTTCCAGCAAAAATTTATGAAGATAAAAAGTACAACCTAATCTGCTCTACCGAGGTGCTTGAACACTTGCAAAATCCGCTTGAGATATTAAAAAAACTACTTCTACATGTAGAGAAAAACGGCTACCTTTTGCTTATGAGTGCTTTTCACCCAAACAACGATGATAAATTTTTAAAATGGTGGTATATTCGTGACATTACACACATAGGTTTTTTTGATATTTTAACATTTGAGTATTTGGCTAGGGAGCTAAATTTGAGGATTGTCAAACACAATAGCAAAAATACTATTATGTTTGAAAAACTAAGTTAG
- a CDS encoding metallophosphoesterase, whose amino-acid sequence MNPILFFTAFFGVFILLNMYISKRLIAKLDIKTATKRYFRIFLIVNLLGIIGYASGRYYINIPNWLYFMLSLPIGILFLLFCTTLIYDISRVVLSFAPISDSRRKFFKKSLDISSLAVATTLTLKSIYEARFVKLERVTIKIKDLKRPYKIVQLSDIHISGLINAKFIKDIVKRVNALGPDIVVITGDLIDIDIDHAKDTLHELKSLNSKYGTFFIVGNHEYFHNITKIIDRVKSIGIRVLENENVYIGEDAQGFNLAGVYDIFGYRAKTHMPDLQKALRGKKDSPTILLAHQPRYIEEVKDGVDLVLSGHTHGGQLYPFRLLVKLQQPYIAGLHQHNEKLQIYVNKGTGFWGPPMRLGASSEITEIVIQAEI is encoded by the coding sequence ATGAATCCTATACTATTTTTCACAGCCTTTTTCGGTGTTTTTATTCTTCTCAACATGTATATATCCAAGCGACTTATTGCAAAACTGGATATTAAAACTGCTACGAAACGCTACTTTCGTATCTTCCTTATTGTTAACCTCTTGGGGATTATAGGTTACGCATCTGGTCGGTATTATATCAATATTCCAAACTGGCTGTATTTTATGCTCTCGCTCCCAATCGGAATACTTTTTTTACTCTTTTGCACAACTCTTATTTACGATATCTCAAGGGTCGTTCTCTCGTTTGCGCCAATCTCAGACTCAAGAAGAAAGTTTTTTAAAAAATCTTTAGACATCTCTTCACTTGCAGTTGCTACAACTCTTACTCTAAAGTCAATATATGAGGCAAGATTTGTAAAGCTTGAGCGTGTAACTATAAAAATCAAAGATTTAAAACGCCCATATAAAATAGTTCAACTCAGCGACATTCACATAAGCGGTCTTATCAATGCAAAATTTATAAAAGATATAGTTAAAAGGGTAAATGCTCTTGGGCCAGATATTGTAGTTATAACAGGAGATTTAATAGATATAGATATAGACCATGCAAAAGATACTCTACATGAGCTAAAATCTTTAAACTCTAAATATGGAACTTTTTTCATTGTAGGAAACCATGAATATTTTCACAATATCACAAAAATCATCGACAGAGTAAAATCTATAGGCATAAGAGTCCTTGAAAATGAAAATGTATATATTGGAGAGGATGCACAAGGGTTCAATCTCGCTGGCGTCTATGATATATTTGGATACAGAGCCAAAACGCATATGCCAGATTTACAAAAAGCACTTCGTGGTAAAAAAGATTCTCCTACTATACTTCTAGCACACCAACCTAGATATATAGAAGAGGTAAAAGATGGTGTTGACTTGGTTTTAAGCGGACATACCCACGGCGGTCAACTCTACCCTTTTAGGCTTTTGGTAAAACTGCAACAGCCGTACATCGCAGGACTTCACCAACACAATGAAAAACTGCAGATATATGTAAATAAAGGGACAGGTTTTTGGGGTCCGCCGATGAGGCTCGGTGCTTCTTCGGAGATAACAGAGATAGTTATACAAGCGGAGATTTAA
- a CDS encoding YceI family protein — MLKVIVSIVFAVSLLNAGQSASTNGCELSQVGDFGVNFTAFKTPSKLGVGGGFDSVNYKTASLSSKSLQELFVGSSVDIDTKSVNSKNPARDAKLIESFFYVMIGKNIGAKIIAIVDDKTAKKGEKKGSLIVEIKMNNIIKEVPMKYTYNGEVFEAEGVIDLFDFNANKALYSINKACFGLHQGKTWNDVNIGFTTNIKSAGCK, encoded by the coding sequence ATGTTAAAAGTTATTGTTTCAATAGTATTCGCAGTATCACTGCTAAATGCTGGGCAGTCTGCCTCTACAAATGGTTGTGAGTTGTCGCAAGTTGGTGATTTTGGTGTAAATTTCACAGCGTTTAAAACTCCTAGTAAGCTTGGTGTTGGTGGTGGATTTGACAGTGTAAACTACAAAACTGCATCACTTAGCTCAAAAAGTTTACAAGAGTTATTTGTCGGTTCTTCAGTAGATATAGATACCAAAAGTGTAAATTCAAAAAATCCGGCTCGTGATGCCAAACTTATTGAGTCTTTCTTTTATGTAATGATTGGAAAAAATATCGGTGCTAAAATCATAGCTATCGTAGATGACAAAACAGCAAAAAAGGGAGAGAAAAAAGGCTCACTAATAGTTGAGATTAAAATGAATAACATAATCAAAGAAGTGCCTATGAAATACACTTATAACGGGGAAGTATTTGAAGCGGAGGGTGTTATAGACCTTTTTGATTTTAACGCTAACAAAGCATTATATTCAATAAATAAAGCGTGTTTTGGCTTACATCAAGGAAAAACTTGGAATGATGTCAATATAGGGTTTACAACTAACATCAAATCGGCAGGTTGTAAATAA
- a CDS encoding ABC transporter permease: MELIPAQNLLYMLLPLSLVWYFYYKWIDDSKEILYASSRMVVQLLLIGYALIYIFENDSWFIGLFIILIMITMSSLIVLRNLHNKTLYVYSVIVFAIAIGGSVNLVLVIKFVLELTPFYEPRYVVPIAGMIYANSMNAVSLAAERFEKELLISTYEQARKVVFKASLIPTINTFLAVGIVSLPGMMTGQILSGIDPLIAVRYQIVVMAMILGSAGISVVLYLLMINKQR; encoded by the coding sequence ATGGAATTGATTCCAGCACAAAACCTTCTTTATATGCTTCTTCCTCTCTCGTTAGTGTGGTATTTTTATTATAAATGGATTGATGACAGCAAAGAGATACTCTATGCCAGCAGTAGAATGGTTGTTCAACTGTTGCTGATTGGTTATGCACTAATCTATATTTTTGAGAATGATTCATGGTTTATAGGACTTTTTATAATTTTAATAATGATTACGATGTCGAGTCTTATTGTTTTAAGAAACCTGCATAATAAAACTCTTTATGTGTATTCTGTAATAGTTTTTGCTATAGCAATCGGAGGAAGTGTAAACCTAGTTTTAGTTATAAAATTTGTATTGGAACTCACCCCATTTTATGAGCCAAGGTATGTTGTGCCCATAGCAGGAATGATATATGCAAACTCTATGAATGCAGTCTCTTTGGCAGCAGAGAGATTTGAAAAAGAGTTGTTGATTTCAACATACGAGCAAGCAAGAAAAGTTGTCTTTAAGGCTTCATTAATACCTACGATAAATACATTTTTAGCAGTTGGAATAGTTTCACTTCCCGGTATGATGACAGGACAGATTCTTTCAGGAATAGACCCTTTGATTGCCGTGAGATACCAGATAGTTGTTATGGCTATGATTTTAGGAAGTGCTGGGATTAGCGTAGTTTTATATCTTTTGATGATAAATAAGCAAAGATAG
- a CDS encoding class I SAM-dependent DNA methyltransferase, which yields MTNLDLYAKAEHLLGIEEATEALYDLYRSELDELNVKTLLDVGCGRGGFMQRMISDGVTCKGVDLSSVMVEECKLKGLDAECIDVSEVSGKYDAVVSIFDVLNFLDNDALIKFLDAVAEKLKDDGIFIADINTRYGFSDVAEGTMSNDTDDEFLSVDAVFENDELHTKFTLFEKIEDDMYKKHQDTIVQYFHKLKIFQNLSGLKLADKQTFSLYDTKDKTLLIFKKR from the coding sequence ATGACTAATCTAGATTTATACGCAAAAGCTGAACACCTTCTAGGTATTGAAGAGGCTACTGAAGCACTCTATGACCTTTACCGCTCTGAGCTTGATGAGCTTAATGTAAAAACACTGCTGGATGTCGGTTGTGGGCGTGGCGGATTTATGCAACGTATGATTAGTGATGGCGTTACATGTAAGGGAGTTGATCTTAGCTCTGTTATGGTAGAGGAGTGCAAGCTAAAAGGTCTTGACGCAGAATGTATCGATGTTAGTGAAGTCTCTGGCAAGTACGATGCTGTTGTAAGTATATTTGATGTGCTTAACTTTTTAGACAATGACGCTCTGATAAAGTTCTTAGATGCAGTAGCTGAAAAACTTAAAGATGATGGAATTTTTATAGCAGATATAAACACCCGTTACGGTTTTAGTGATGTGGCTGAGGGGACTATGAGCAATGACACGGATGATGAGTTTTTAAGCGTAGATGCAGTGTTTGAAAATGATGAACTTCATACAAAGTTTACTCTGTTTGAAAAAATAGAAGATGACATGTATAAAAAACATCAAGACACAATAGTGCAGTATTTTCACAAACTCAAGATTTTCCAAAATCTATCTGGCTTAAAGCTTGCAGATAAACAGACTTTCTCTCTTTATGACACCAAGGACAAGACGCTTCTTATATTTAAGAAGAGATAG
- the hisG gene encoding ATP phosphoribosyltransferase: MLTVALPKGRIAKETLEIFETIFGDTFKFDDRKLILDTPKFRFLLVRNQDVATYVYHQAADIGVVGLDTLEEQGLDVIRLLDLKRGICKVSIGMKKGEKLDLDKPDIKVASKMVNITKRYFEERAVSVDIIKLYGSIELAPIIGLADMIVDVVETGATMKQNGLEVVEDIMTSSTYLIANKNSYIAKKDEVLDIYAKINKVIKAEQEAK, from the coding sequence ATGTTAACAGTTGCACTTCCAAAAGGTCGTATCGCAAAAGAGACTTTAGAAATTTTTGAGACAATCTTTGGTGACACTTTTAAGTTTGATGATAGAAAGCTTATTTTAGATACTCCTAAATTTCGTTTTTTACTTGTTAGAAACCAAGATGTGGCTACATATGTTTATCATCAAGCGGCTGACATAGGCGTTGTCGGACTCGATACTTTAGAAGAGCAGGGGTTAGATGTTATTCGTCTTCTTGACCTTAAACGTGGGATTTGTAAAGTTTCAATCGGCATGAAAAAAGGTGAAAAACTTGACCTTGATAAGCCGGACATTAAAGTTGCATCAAAAATGGTAAACATTACAAAGCGTTACTTTGAAGAGCGCGCTGTATCTGTTGATATAATCAAACTTTACGGCTCTATAGAACTTGCTCCAATTATTGGACTTGCTGACATGATTGTTGATGTTGTTGAGACAGGTGCTACAATGAAACAAAACGGACTAGAAGTTGTTGAAGACATAATGACTTCTTCGACTTACCTGATTGCCAACAAAAACAGCTATATTGCAAAAAAAGATGAAGTTTTAGATATATATGCAAAAATTAACAAAGTTATCAAAGCTGAACAAGAAGCTAAATAA
- a CDS encoding type III pantothenate kinase, whose amino-acid sequence MEDSLMLLCDIGNTSFHFLDSDEDYKKDVKTFNPSTVKEIVFYICVNPKVLNILKPLKNWVDLSVHVDMSKYYETIGIDRVMACEDIGDGIVIDAGSAITVDLVKSGKYEGGFIYPGLMAMSNAYKNISTVLDYSFNFELDLDKMPKNSRDSISYGYLKTLQSEVLSHNMKIVLTGGDAKEFAKIFTEAIIDERVVFNGMKKIMKKANIC is encoded by the coding sequence TTGGAAGATTCACTAATGCTACTTTGTGATATTGGAAATACTTCGTTTCATTTTCTTGACTCTGATGAAGATTACAAAAAAGATGTTAAAACTTTTAACCCCTCAACGGTAAAAGAGATTGTTTTTTATATTTGCGTTAACCCAAAAGTCTTAAACATTTTAAAACCTTTAAAAAATTGGGTTGATTTGTCTGTACATGTAGATATGTCAAAATACTATGAAACAATCGGTATAGATAGAGTTATGGCATGTGAAGATATAGGCGATGGTATTGTCATAGATGCCGGAAGTGCAATTACGGTTGACCTTGTAAAAAGTGGAAAATATGAGGGTGGTTTTATATATCCAGGGCTTATGGCTATGAGTAACGCATATAAAAATATATCAACAGTTTTGGATTACTCATTTAACTTTGAGCTAGATTTAGATAAAATGCCAAAAAATTCCAGAGATTCCATAAGTTATGGATATCTTAAAACACTTCAGAGTGAAGTTCTCTCTCATAATATGAAAATAGTTTTAACGGGTGGAGATGCAAAAGAGTTTGCGAAAATCTTTACTGAAGCAATAATCGACGAGAGAGTAGTGTTTAACGGGATGAAAAAGATAATGAAAAAGGCAAATATATGTTAA
- a CDS encoding TolC family protein, which translates to MKKRFGLLFTAFILNSSIVYASDSLDLTAAIEILKRENLEIKSASLELQSAKEDVKTASGNHWGKLDFIQDFANSDDAGNVFGFKLTSREATFGDFGFNEFLAQMPALIAGTPGAGEKVLATQPDDLNYPDSRNFFQSKLKYEVPIFTGFKISSYTDIMNAMMKMKTLEKKQVVNEKIYQIRKSFYDMALLKNSSENLNTILQNINTLELVTKNMIEVGYAKKVDLLEVKAKKGNVERLISQMDSNQKLLYHFISFLLNQKVTEIQTPSMDMPMPSYTNDDILNSNIDIKRANNGLEIRKSMVQLSEASYYPMIGAFAEVATADDSFLGEASDHTAYTVGARLTWNIFNGGIDSANVEKARLDFIKTKTEVQLANSGISLQIDKIKTEIDTYNHDIISLEKELALSDEIYKNYEGRYKEKLSSMSDVIIKQSEQIQKILQLNQARNKRNERIFALEKLANGEEK; encoded by the coding sequence ATGAAAAAAAGATTCGGTCTGCTCTTTACTGCGTTTATCCTTAATTCATCAATTGTATATGCCTCAGATTCTCTCGACTTGACTGCTGCTATAGAAATTTTAAAAAGAGAGAACTTAGAGATAAAAAGTGCCTCGTTGGAGTTGCAATCAGCCAAAGAAGATGTAAAAACAGCTTCTGGAAACCATTGGGGGAAGCTTGATTTTATTCAGGATTTTGCAAACTCTGATGATGCCGGAAATGTTTTTGGCTTTAAACTAACCTCTAGAGAGGCTACTTTTGGTGATTTTGGATTTAATGAGTTTTTAGCTCAAATGCCTGCTTTAATAGCTGGAACACCAGGTGCAGGTGAAAAAGTTTTGGCTACACAGCCAGATGACCTAAACTACCCAGACTCAAGAAACTTTTTTCAGAGTAAACTAAAATATGAAGTGCCTATTTTTACAGGGTTTAAAATCTCTAGCTATACAGATATTATGAACGCTATGATGAAAATGAAAACTCTTGAAAAAAAGCAAGTTGTAAACGAAAAAATTTATCAAATCAGAAAAAGTTTTTACGATATGGCTCTTCTTAAAAACTCAAGTGAAAATCTCAATACGATTTTACAAAACATTAACACTCTTGAGCTTGTTACAAAAAATATGATAGAAGTTGGTTATGCAAAAAAAGTAGACCTGCTTGAAGTAAAAGCGAAAAAGGGAAATGTTGAGAGACTTATTTCTCAAATGGACTCTAATCAAAAACTTCTTTACCACTTTATCAGCTTTTTACTAAACCAAAAAGTCACAGAAATCCAAACTCCATCTATGGATATGCCGATGCCATCATACACAAATGATGATATTTTAAATTCTAACATAGATATAAAAAGAGCAAATAATGGACTAGAGATTAGAAAAAGTATGGTACAACTCTCTGAGGCTTCATACTACCCTATGATAGGGGCTTTTGCAGAAGTAGCAACAGCCGATGATTCATTTTTGGGTGAAGCGTCTGACCATACAGCTTACACGGTTGGAGCAAGACTTACTTGGAATATTTTTAACGGTGGGATAGATAGTGCAAATGTTGAGAAAGCCCGTCTTGATTTTATAAAAACAAAAACTGAGGTTCAACTTGCAAATAGCGGAATATCGCTTCAGATAGATAAAATTAAAACAGAGATTGACACTTACAATCACGATATTATCTCTCTAGAAAAAGAGTTGGCTCTTTCAGATGAGATTTACAAAAACTACGAGGGAAGATATAAAGAGAAGCTATCTTCAATGAGTGACGTAATCATAAAGCAGTCTGAACAAATTCAAAAAATTCTGCAACTTAATCAAGCAAGAAACAAAAGAAACGAAAGAATATTCGCATTAGAAAAATTAGCAAATGGAGAAGAAAAATGA